In the genome of bacterium, the window CAACAGCATCGAGCACGCCCTTGCCGAGGTAACGATTCTCGTCTCCATCCCGCAACTCAAGCGCCTCACGTTCACCTGTAGAAGCGCCGGAAGGGACAATCGCCCGGCCAAACGAGCCGTCTTCGAGTGCAATTTCCACTTCAACTGTCGGATTGCCGCGCGAATCCAAAACTTCGCGCGCATAAATACTGGATATCTCAGACATGTTCTTTATTTTTGTAAAATAATAGGGTAACCTGAATATACGAAGGCTGAACCGAAGGTGCAACCGCCAAACTTACTCAACCCCTACAGCGACGGGTCGTCAACCTCCTCGGCCGGCTCACTTGTATGGTCCCCTCCCAAAATTGAGTCGTGAATCTCCAAGGCCCGTGTATAGTACTCCTCCGGAACCTGTATCCGCCACGCCTTTCCGAGCGTCTCTGTTCCTGTCACCACCCCCAGTCCACCACTTGCCAAATCCGTCTTGACGATGTTCGGAATCTCCTCATTGTCAAGTACTTCCGTTACCATGGCCACCCAAACACCCCCTCCAAGCGGCGGCAGCGACTTCCAATTTGTATAAGACTTGACTTGGTCGCTCATTGCTCTCCCCTTTCTGATTCATCCGCCGATCGGAAATAGAAAAACCTTTCCATCAGCCGTTGATAGTCCGAAAACTCCTGCATATCCGGCGTCTTCGCCCTTACTTGTTCAAAGGCGTTAACCCGACTGTCAAGCTCATCGAGGTAGTGCAACACCAGCGCCTCCAGCGTCATCGGCTTCACAGGCGAGCCCTTATCCCCGTCTCCCTGATGCGACAATATCAGATGCAGCAACTGCTTGCGCATTTCTGCCGGAAAATTCTCTATCGCTCTAATCTTCTCTTCCACCAGCAGAGTACCCACTGTGATGTGCCCAAGCAGCCTGCCATCGCTTGTGTAATCAAGCGCGGGTTCAAACGTCAACTCGACCACCTTGCCGATATCGTGAAGCAGTGTTCCGGTAATCAGCAAATCACGGTGCAACTGCGGATAATGTTCCGCCATTTGTCCGGCCAGTTTCACCATGGACAGCGTATGCTCGACAAGGCCTCCCACTGTTGAATGATGCCAGTTCTTGCCGCCCGGCGTCTCCAGAAACTTGCTCCTCAACTCGTGGTCGTCAAACACCAAATGCAGAAGCCTGTTCAACGATTCGTCTTTGACCGAATCAATCTGTTCGTTGAGCAGTTCGCTCGCCCGGTTCGGAGAAAGAGCCGAGTGAGGCAGAAAACTTCTCTTATCAGGAACTTCCTGCTCGCTCGCCTTGCGAATCTGTGACAGAGTGAGGCTTGGAGTCTTCATGTAGAAATCAACCCTGCCATCCACATAGACTGCATCGCCGGCCCGCAGCGACCCAAGCGCATCACTGAAATTATCCCACTGCTTGGCCTCAATTTTCCCGCTTGCGTCCGCGAGCTCGACTACAAGAAATGGCTCGCCGTTCTTCTTGTTGCGAGTCTCGATCTTGGTCAGCAAGTAGAAACCCTGCACCTGATCGTTGGCCGAGTATTCACGAACTGCTTTCAGGTCCGGGGTTGTCGCAAGCGTCACGGCCATCTCAGTCGCACTCCGCTAGTCGCCTGCTTATCTCATCCAAGTCTTCCTGTGGTCTTCCCGATTCCCGCGCCAGCATGGTGGCGATCAACAGCTCATATTTCGCCATACCACGTTTGTTCGACGCTTCGAGCGGATCCACGGCAGACAGATTCTCCGCCCATTTCAGAAAGACCATTGCCAAACCATAATGCGCCCAACCAACTCGAAACTCCTTCGTGTCGCCGGTCATCATCTCCCACTCTTCCCATGCCGCAAGCGCCGCTTGCGCCTTCTCCTGAGCCTCCTCGAAATTATGCAGCTCGGCCAGAGTTCCGGCCAGATTGTTGCTGCTTGTCGCTTGTGCACGAATTCTCGTAACCGGCTCTGTTATCTGTGCCGCAACTTCGAGACTTTCCCGCAGTACGCGCTCCGATTCCGTCCAATCCATCAGATAGTAGCAGTCCACGTCTATGCTGATAAGACAGTCGTGCTCTTCCTCGGCAGAGCCGTAGTGCTGCGCCAATTCCAGAGCGGCATAGTGCCTTTTTCTCGACTCCTCATATCCCCCTCGTTTGCGCTCGATATAACCGAGCTTGCGTTCGATCCGCGAAAGCAATCGTCCTGATTCCGCTGCTCCCGAAATCTCTTTGCATTTCGCCGCCGCCTGTTGCAGCACCGTCTCCGCCTCGTTCAAATTCCCCTGTCCAATCCGTGCCAGACCCGACAGATAGCCGTGCCATGCAAAGTCCGATGGAGTCTTCAAATCCACCCGCAACAAAACGAGCGCTTCATCGAAGCGCTCATCGTCAATCGCCTCCTGAGCTCGCTGCGCCCAGGGTTGTCCTTGCAGAACTCCTTCAGGCCGCTGAGCCAGCACAGTCGTCGTTAGAATCAATAGCAATCCCCAAATTTTCATTGAGAATGTGGTACGGAGGATTACATGCGGTAACTTAGCGTCAGCAGAGTCTGCGAACTGCGAATATCTTCCTTCAAGCCCGTGGTCACTTCTTCGGTGTACGAGGCCGTACGCCACGTCGCGTCCAACATCACAGACCGGTCAATCAGAACGCCAAATCCAAGCGAAAGAACTCCCTTGTCGGCATCTTCACCTGCGTCCTTGAAATTCGACGGCTCAATACTGTATCCCAGTCTGCCCCGGAGTCCGTACGCCGGAAACAGATACTCTCCGCCCAGCGATATTCGAGTTGTGCTCTCATACCGTTCCCGAATCTGGCGGTTCCCCTCGGCGCGCGTCACTCCTTCATACGGCGTGTCCCCGCGAAACTCAAGCGACTTCCAGTCACGATACTCAATATCGCCCGCCAACATCCACCGGCCCGGCGCAACACTTGCTCCCATCCGCCAAATCCAAGGATACGACATTTTGTAATCGAAATAACCGTCGTCTCCGTCAATCACCCATTCCTCGTTCAAACTCATGGAAAACGGTGTTGATGTCGCAACTCCGATTCGAACCATTCTTCCCGGACGATAAAGTCCGCCCAGATTGAAATTCCAGCCGCCCAAGTCCGTGAAAATGGACTGTTCTGTCTGAACGGTCGAATTGTATTGTCCAAGTAATGAGTAATCGCTTGAACCCGTCCAATAGTTGATTCCAGCGCCAACCGACAAATTCGGCGAAATGTCGACGGCTGTCGCAAAGGACCACTGGCCCAGCTTGCCGCTCTCTACTTCATCGAAATTGTCCCAATCCTGCCCGGCCTGACCGCTCTCGACCTGAGTCCGGCGTTCAAAATCCGTTACCTGCGAGTAACCAAAGGCAAAACTCAAAGCACCCTGATAAACAGGCACGGGAAAAACCACACCGATGTTGTTCAGCCGCATCGCGTCTGTTGAGCCTTCACGATTCAAGCCAAAATAACTCGACTCGTTCGAAAATCCAGTTCGCAATAGCGTGCCCTGTACTTCAATGCGTTTCACCTGCGCCAAACCCGCAGGATTCCACCATATCGCCGAAAAGTCATCTGCGATTCCCGTATATGTGCCGCCCAAGCCAAGCGCGCGAGCGCCCGAGCCAAGCTGCTGACCTCCGGTCAGCAAGAGACGTTCCGGTATTTCATCCTGTGCAAAAACCAAACTTGCGACAAGAAGCTGTGCGAGAAGTATGTATCGTGTCATTGTCTTTTCTTATCGTCTCCGCTTGCCGTTGCGCTTCTGCGAATTATCCTGCGCAGGCTGCGGATTCTTCACTTCCGGTGTTACCGGCTGAACTGCCGGAGGAGTAGGATTTGCCGGCGGATTATAGGTGGCTCCGCCCCCTGTCGCGCCGCCGCCGTTATATATCGGCGGGGGGCTTACATCGCTTGAACGGCGACCCGGGCGCTGTGACGGCGGTTCACCCGGCTTTCCCGGACTTCCACCCCACCATGGGCGATTGTGATACCAGTCATGCCACCACGGACGGCCGTAGTAATCGTAATAGCCGTAGTAGCCCCAATAATAGTTAGGCGAAAACCGGTTGAAATCAAATCCCCACCGCGTGTAACCGCGCGGACGTCCCCAGTAAGACCAGTTGTCATAGTAATACGGATCATAATTCGGATAGACATCCACCGTTTCCGGCTTCGTCAGCGTCGTATCTATCGCCGTCGAATCGTATCGGTTGTAAAGCGAATTCTCCGAAAACGGTCCCTGATCTTCCATCCCGGGACGGTAAAGTTTCGTGTAACAACCCGTGGACAAGACCAATAGCCCAAGAGTTGTAAACAAAATTAAAATGCGGGTCTTCATAGCATCCTCTTCTATTGCGGGACGGCCCCGACAAACATCACATTGCCGTCCGTACGGTCAAGCTTCAAAAACAAATACGCGTAAGTCTCGGCATGACAAACTTCCTGCTGCGGCTGCTCCCGCAACGAGATAACCGTCACGTCCTCATGCCGTGTCACCGCCTCCACGCGCTCCGCGTAATCTACACAGCCGAATCCTTCAAGCCCCCAGAATATCGCCACCACCATGCTCGAATCAAAATCCACATACGGAGGCGCGAATACACATCCGTTGCTGCATTCGGGATGGGCAGCCCAAAAATTCTCCCATCGCTGCCATGAACGAAACACCTGAGTGTGCGGCTCATCCACCTGCAGCAAGGTCGATGTCAAAACCGTTTCATAGGAAATCTGCTCCGGCGCGCTTGCGCCCTCCTCACGGTCACAGGAGGCAAGCAGCATTGCAGTAGCCAATATCGCCAACAGCTTGGACATCATACCTTTCCTACTTCTTCTCCATCAGTATCGTCATGATTGCCTTCTGAGCGTGCAGTCGGTTTTCCGCCTGATCGAACACAACGCTATGCGGGCCATCCATAACTCCGTCCGTTATCTCCTTGCCACGTTCAGCAGGCAGGCAGTGCAGAACTATGCAATTCCTGTCCGCATGCGAAACCAACTGCTCGTTCAATTGAAAAGCTCGCAGCTTGCGCGCCTTGTCGTCCGCCTGGTCTTTCTGCCCCATCGAAGCCCAAACATCCGTGTACAGCACATGAGATCCTTTGACCGCCCGCACCGGATCATGTTCAACAATCACTCGTGAATTGCCCAGCTTATTCGCCGCATCCACAAGCTTCATGTCCGGCAGCGTATCTTCTGCAGTGCCGATGACCAGCTCGAAATTCAGCCGTTGAGCAAGCTCTATCCAACTATTCGTGATGTTGTTCCCGTCACCCACATAGGTAATCCGGAAATCGTCAAATCGGCCAAGCTTCTCATACACCGTCTGAATGTCCGCCATGATCTGACAGGGATGCGAGTAATCCGTCAATCCGTTGATGACCGGAATATCCGCGTGCTTCGCCAACTCTTCCACATCCCTGTGGCTGAATGTGCGAATCATAATGCCGCCCAGATAGCGCGACAGCACCTGAGCCGCGTCGGAAATCGTCTCGCGCTTGCCAAGCTCAATCTCCTTCTCGGTAATATACAAAGCGTGCCCGCCCAGCTCGGCAATCCCGACTTCAAACGAAATGCGCGTCCGCAAACTCGCTTTGTGGAAAATCAGCCCCCAAACTTGCCCTTCAAGCGGCCGAACTTCCTCGTGGCGATTCCTCCGCTCCTTTAACTCGCGGGCAAGTGCTAATGTTTCAATAACCTCGTCACGGCTGAAGTCGGTGACGGCCAAAAAATCGCGATGATTTCGCATGTACATATCTGATTTAAGAGTTTCTGTGTTAATTCCGGCAGTTCCGAAGCTAATTACTTCAGGAACATCAGTTTCTGTGTCCCGACAAAGTGCCCTTTCGCCGACATCCGGACAAAATAAATTCCCGATGTCAACTGCGTCCCGCCATTCGTAACCCCGTTCCACCGCAGTTCATACCTTCCCGGTGAAGGAGGCATTTCCGTGCTCGACCAAACCATTTGACCCAGTACATTGTGTATCGAAAACTCCACCGGTCCTGAGGCCGGTGCATCGTACGCAATCGTTGTTGTCGGATTAAACGGATTCGGATAGACCTTGGATAGTGCGTACTCCGTCGGGAACGGACTCGGATTGCGCGGCGAAGACAAATCCACTCCCCCCATCACCTGGATGTTGTCAAAATGGATTCCCAGGTCGCCCAGCACGTTATCCGTCTTCAAACGAAAGCGAACATACACATTCGTGTTTCCGGCCCACGGACTCAGGTCACACCACACCCGGTTCCACGGCTTCTCCAAGTCGCTGAAACCGCGCACCTCTTGCCAGTCCGTCCCGTTCACCGATGCGTCCACAAAGAAACTGTCACCCGGCATATCCAGCCTGCCGCGATAATCAAATCGCAAATGAAATGCGTTCCCGCTTGTCAGATTGAGTGAATTGTTATACGTGAAGGTCGCGTTTAAGTTGTTCCCGTAGTTTTCGCGGTATCCCGGCCCGTTCGTGTGCACGCAGATCCCGTAGTTCAGAGATGTCGTGTCCACCGTCTGCCGCCATGCACCGCCTGCCGCCGTCCAATTGCCGATTCCCTGTTCAAAATCCTCACTGAACAAAACCGTTCCCGTCGGCACAGTAAACGTCACCGTCGTATCGTTGTTATGATAAAAATGGAACGTTCTCGCGATTAAGTTCTGATTCAGCGGCTCCACACGGAAATGAACGACTCCCTCTGGTTTTGAAAGTTCGATCATGCCAACATCGTACCGGTAGCGTTGCGGATAGCCGTTGTCAACCAGCACGTCCGCTGAAACTGCCTGACTGGATTCGTTCACCACATTGAAATTCAAACCGTACCACGGCAGCGGTTCAAGTTCCAACGTCGTCGTCACCGTTGTCCCGCCCGGGTTGACAGTGACCGTGTTTGTGTCGTTGCGGAATCCTTCCTTGCGCGCCATCACTTGTATCGTCCCCGGCGGCGGCAGAATCGTCGCGCTGCCGTGCTCCTCGTTCGTATACCACGGATTCAAAATTGCCGACCACGAATTCAAAATCCGGTATTCCGCCGAGATTGGTGCTCCCGTCAGACTGTTCCGTGTATGAATCTTCACCGGCGAACCCTGATTCTGCATGTCATTCCCGTTCGGGAAATTTATCAATCGCCGCGCCAGCCACTCCATTGGAGGTATCAGCGTCTGTGCCAATCCCGGTAAGTTCGGTGCCGGTGCCAAAGAGTCACAGGTCGGCTGTATGTCAATCCGTGGACTCGTCTCCGTCAAAATCTGAATCGTCCCCAAATTCCGGTAAAACCAATCGTGCAGCGCGCCATTGCGCGTCGCTCCGATGACTTCAAGATAGGGCTGCGTCCCCGGATGTTTAATCGTCTTACCAATGTAACCGCGGTTCACGATCCCGATTGCCGTGCAGTCCGGTGCAAACTTCGCATTCCCGTCAAGTCCCCACTGCCAAGCGACAATACACCGCTCCGACACATTCCCCGAACGCGAAGAGTGCCACACAATCGAAACCGTCGGTTTTATCCTCAATGCTAAATCTCTCACCGCCCGCGATTCCGGTTCCGAGAACGGTCCCGGCCCGCGAAAATAGTCAAATGGCTCCACGTTCTCGCGCACAAACAGCGTGTCGCCGTATATCCAATTGATATCCCAGTTACGGTTCAAATCCACTCCGCATGAATCCTCGCCCATGCCTTGCACGACAATGCAGGAATCCAAATGAAGTTCCGGCGGTACATAACCGTTCTTTCGCCAATAATTGTCGAGTCCCAGAGAGATGACCTCCAACCCGTCCGGATTCATCGTCGGCACAACATAAACCTGCGTCTGATTCCGAATCGTCCGGTACGGCTCCTGATTCGTCACCAGCTTCTGCATGAACCGAAGCGTCGCCTCCATACCCGCCACCTCTTCGGCATGGATATGAGCGATAATGAGATTCACCGGCTCGTCCTCGAACGTTGCTACATTGTCTGAGATCTTCACCGAGTAAAGCGGAAACTGATGGCCAAGCATCTCCCCGCGGGAATGACCGATCGAGTCCACCTGAACAAACTGCGGAAAATCTGACTGCAAATCAAAAATGAACTCATAGAGTTCATCAAGCGTGTGATAACACGAGTCCAAGCCTTGCGCATACACGCCGCTTGATAAAACGAGCACACTTAGAATACAAAAGATGCTGCGCATGATGCGGGTCCTCATGTGTCTTCTCTCTCTAATCCTCATTCAAGTCCGTCCCGGTCTGTCTTGCCCTGAAAATGCTGCGGCGCGGGGCAGATTTGTGCCCCGCGCCGCGCTGTACGCTTACTTAATCAACACCATCTTCTTTACCGTCTGGAAACTCGGAGTCTCGAGCCGGTAGAAGTATGTACCCGAAGACAACTCTGATGCGTCGAAACGCACCTGATACGTGCCCGCATGCATCACTTCGTCCACCAAAGTCGAAACCAGCTGGCCAAGTGTGTTGAATACTCCAATCCTAACTGCCTCCGTCGCTGGAAGAGTGAATCGGAACTCCGTTGTCGGGTTAAACGGATTCGGAAAATTCTGCGTCAGCATGTATTCCCGCGGCATCGGAGCCGGAAGTTCACGAACACTCACCGTGTAGTCGTTCACCCAGTTGCCCCAGATGTTCTGCAGAGGCTCTTTACCCGATGAACGCCAGTCCACCCACACCGCCGACACGCCGCCATGATAGTCATGCGCAAGTGCCGGCTGATTCTGGTTCTGATACTCCACGTTGATCGCACCGCCCAGCGGCGTCTCGCCGCTCGACTGATCCCACCACGGCTCGGCAATATTGCTCTGCTCGTCAAGATGCAAACCGTAGATATCCGAATAAGGATTCGTGCGGCCGTCTTCCCAAACCATGTACAGCCCGTCACTCCACTCAACCAGCAATTGCTGATCGCTCTGGTCGCTGTTCGCGCCGCAAATCCAGCGACCGGTCTGTTCCGGCCAGATCCGCGATCCGTCCGGATTCAACTTCTGTCCAAAGAGATCAAGATTCGCTCCATTACGGAAATCCTGCCACACCACGAACACTCTGCTCTGGCTGTCCACAGCCAGCCGCGGCAGCTTCTGGTCCTGCGCAAAAGTTACAATCAACCTGCCATTGTTCGTCCACTGCGCCTGTCCGGCTGCGTTCAATCGCTGGCCATAGATGTCCTTCGATTGAATCTCATCGCGGTCGTCCGTCCATACAAGATACACTCCGCCCTGGCCATCTGCGGCTATCTGAGGCTCCTGCTGATTGCGCGGCGCCGTCGAAACCGCCGTCTGCCACGCAACCGTGCCGTCTCCGCAGACTTTCGCTGCCCGAACGTCAAGCTGACCGAACTCGCCCGTCTGCCAAACCGCGACCACGCACCCGTTACCGTCGGCCACCGCAAACGGATTCGAATCATCCGAAGTTGCGTCGCTCGATAATAACGCCGGCTCGTTCCACATCGGCTCGCAGTCCGCGTTCATCCGCATCGCATAAACGTCAAGCTGGAAGTTCTGGTCAAAACCTGCCCAAACCACGTAGCAGCCGCCCGCTCCGTCAGGAACAACTTGTGCGTCCTTCTGGTCAACACCAGAGGCCGATACAATCGCACCCGCGCTGTCGCAAGCCAAATGTCCATTCTGTCCCACGCGCTGCAAACGAATCTGAATCAATCCGTCCGCCAGATTCTCGAACACACAGTAGAAACCGTTGTTGTCGTCCGTGCATACAAAAGGCTTGGCCTGACCGAACACGTCGCCCGCTACCGAAACCGGTGCGATCGGAGAGCCGTTCTCTGGAATATGCGGGAACGTGCGATCATATGTTGTGTCTAAAACCTGATAGTAAATCTGCTTGCCGTAGTTTACTCCACGGTTGTCTTCCCAAACAAATGCGACGTTGCCCCAGAACATTCTTACGTTCATCGGACTTGTCGCGTCGCCGTCCAAGCCGAAAATAATCTCCTGGTCACGTTCGACCACGCATGTTGCAAGATTGCACTGAGCAACGCGCACCGTGCGTGAACCGCGATAGAAGTCGGCGTAAATACAGAACACGTCGCTGCCGTCGCCGCTCATGCGCAATACCGCTTCCTGCTGCTGGTTGTTCCCTGTGTTCACCGCAACACCGCAGTCGCCGCACTGCTGCACGCCGCTCGCGTTCAAGTGCTGAATATATGTGTTGTATTGCGTAATGTCACCTGCATCGTGGCGAGTGTCATCCCAAACGTACATTCCGCCACCGGCTAAATCCGAAGTCAAACGGCTGTTGTCACGCGACTCGCCCGTGCCGCCCGGTCCTGCATTGCCGCACACCTTCACGCCGTTCGCCGTCCATAAATGGCTGCCCGCGGCATTCGTCTTCTGTGCAAACACTTCTTCCACCGAACCGTTCTCGCGCACGTCCTGCCAGCACGTCAGCACACCGTCCTGAGCGTCATTGTTGAAGCTCGGAGTGATACGCGCGCCGCGCTGATCATCGTTTGCATTGCAAACCACTATTCCATCTTCAGTCCACTGTGCGTCACCGGCTCCATTGAATCGCTGCATGTACAGGTTGTTCGATGTGCCGTCACGTTCATCCTGCCAAATAAAGTAGGCACCGCCCGTCGTGTAGTCCGGACACAGCTTCAAGCCCAACTGACGGCTCGTGAAATCACACACTGCGCGGCCGCCAACTCCGCCCCACGGCAGAGTGCCGCTGTTCGTTATTTTGGCCGCAAACACGTTGCCGCCGTCACGGTTGTCATTCCAACCGACGATCAAACCGCCCTGTCCGTCCGTGTCAGCCGTGATTCCTGTCTGCACACCGGATGCGTCCGTCACTGAAACGACGCTGCCCCAGCCGCGTTGTCCGTTTGACAAAATTCTCTGCGCGTAAATATCCGCCGCGTCGCCGCGACGTGTGTCTTCCCATGCCACAATTGCGCCGCCCGAACCGTCCGTTGCGCCGCGAAGCGTTGTTTCATTGGTCATTGAGGTCGTGTTCGTGTCCACGATCATCCCGTCCGGATGCCACAGCTTGGCGCCCGTGTAGTCGAGCTTCTGTGCAAACACGTCGCCCGTGCTGTCATAACGAAAGTCAATCCACGCAATGATGAAACCGCCGTCCGTTACGATCGGCTCTGGATCCTCTTGCCGGAACGGATAATTGATCACATGCACCGGCCAGCCCGGTGCCAGATCACCATCCGGCTCTATCAACTGTGCGAAAACATCACGGTCACCTGTTCGAGTGTCCGACCACGTCATCAACGTGTAACCGTTGGCATCCGTGTACGCGGCGCGTTGCCACTCGATGTGATGGCCTTGCCTTATCGGGCGTCCCGGGGGACCCCATTGGCGGGGATCGTCAGCGAACGATACACTCACGTTCCACAGCAGACCGACCGTGCATAGCAGCAGTGCGAAGTACCTCAATGAGGCGGTGCTGGGTCTCTTCATCTTGCCTGACTCCTCTAACTGATACAAAGGGGAATAAAAAACAATATCTTAAGTTTCTTCGAAAACATTCTTCCAGTCTGTGAAAATAAGCATTCCCCATCCGAGTTGCAAGTAACCTCATGGATTTTGAGAAATTACATCCTGTGTTTTCAATTACTTTGCATACTACGTTCACCGAAAGAGAGGCACTCCTACAAGCCGCTCTTTATTCGTCTTACAACCTTCATCATCCTTCGGTTCAATTGGGGCACGGCATCTCTTGAAATCTGAAGTCTTTTTCAAGATTTCTATTCTGTCACCCCGAACATAGCAAAAGATCACTTCATGCCTGCAAATACTCTTTCATCCCGCAACTTAGTCACGAGCAACTGGCACCGGCGAATGCACGATTTCCTGTAAAGACTTCCGGCTCCAAGAGCCTCTCTATTTCTTCAAATTCCAATGTCATGCCTCTTTAGACCTTCTTTTTTGACTAACCTTATCTAAATCATACACTTCCTAAGTTCAATATTTGAGTTTTTTCTCTTGACCGTACGTTCAATTCTTCGTATATTAGTAGAGTCATTAAGATTGAACTTGTTTGACTTTGTAAATTATAGCACACGATACTGTTCACTTTCCGCGTTTTCGCGATGCTCCCGTATCGTACGTTTCCACCTTTTTACACTGTATCACATTACCAGAAGTCCCTGCATCAGAAAAACGTTAGCATCGGAACGCAGGTGGAGATTCAGCCGTGAAACATGTAAATTGTGGCAAACTATGGGAGCTCCTATGATGAAAACCCTCGTCCTCACACTGCTTTGCCTTGCAGCTTTCGCTCGCGCAGATGAAACCGTTCTGCGCTCGCTCGAGACCACGGCCTCACCCCTCCAATGCTGGCGCGCGCTCTGTGAAGATTGGATATACAAGCAGTGGATGCCCGTTCAATCCGTCACCTTCGGTGGTGCACCTGAAACCCCGTGGCGGGTAACTTTTAAGGACGGTTCTTTTGAAGAGGGAATCCTCAAAGTCCTTGAACCCGGCCGAGTCCTCGAATACACCTATCACGGTGAATATGAAATCGAGACCGTGCACCTTGATTTCATCCCGACTGAGACCGGCACAACCATTAAGCTCGTTCATACGATTCCCGGTCGTGATGGCCGCACACTTAAGTCTGCGATGAATGCCGGTGACCGCTGGGAAGCACGCTTCACGTTCCTGCGAACCTACCTCGATTCGCGGCCAAATTCTTATTTGGTTAAGCCCTACGGCGACGGCCGATATCCCGCCGTTCTGCTGCTTCACGACCGATTCGGATTAAACAACACCGTCCGCGCACTGGCCGACTCTCTGGCCAATCGAGGCTACGTTGTGCTTGCAATGGACATGTTCAAAGGTGATCGCACCAGTGATGTCGCGCAGGCCCGTCAGTTTCTGCAACTGGTAAATGAGTCCGACGCGTTGCGTGCAGTCGGCTCGGCTTGGCAAGCATTGCTGGCCGACTCCTCCGTGAATCGCAGCCGTATCGGTGTTGCCGGGCTTGGATGGGGTGGAGAAATGACCATGCGCGTTCTCGCTGCCGATCCGTCCTTCAGAGCGGGCGTTGCGTGGTATCCGTCCACTGCACCTGCGGACACTATTCTGACTCGCATTGCCGCGCCGCTTATGATTATACACGCGGCTCCAGCTATGGACAAACCAACATCGCAAGCCGAGGCAATGTCACAAGTTCTCGTGCAGCAGGGCGTTCGCGCTGAAACGGTGCTTATCAAGGGTGACGTAGGTTTTGCCGAACCTGCAAATGGTGCCGCCTACAGTGCATCCGCATCCACAGATGCCTTCAGAACTACCATGGGCTTTCTCGACAGACGGCTCAAACTTTGACCGGCGACTCTGCTCTGAAAATTCAAAAAGGCAGACCGGTTGGTCTGCCTTTGCATTCTACAAATGATTGCCTTCACTTCAACAGCAGCAGTTTCGTCACGGCGAGCGTCTCGGTTGCCCGACTCAAAACCGCAAAGTAAACTCCGCTCGGAAGCCAATTCGCATTTACGCTAACTTGCGTCTGACCGCTCAGATAACCGTCATACAAAACCGTGCTCTCCCGCCCCATTACATCAAACAGCTTTACCTCATACTCCCCCGCGCGCGCAACAGTTATCACCAAAGTTGTCACCGCGTTGAAGGGAGTTGGATATGCGGATAATGTACACGATTCCGGTCGGAAAGGCGAGGGAGAGTCAAATGACACCGAATTTGAATCGGCAGTCGTATCATGAGGTAACAGAGACCATGGAGCAAACAACACGTTGTCACCAACTTCTGCGCCCTGCCCGTTCGGATTCCGATCAAAATGATAAGGACCCGTCGCGTCTCCCCACCAGTTGTTGCGAGCGTCAATACGCGATTCCTCGTTCTCAACGTGCTTGACGCCCGGAAGGGAATGGACGAAGTCATTCCCTCGCAAGAATATCGTGTCAACGCCCGTGTCGCAGGAAACATAGACCTGAGGTCTGTTACCCAAAAGTGTTGGGCGGAATCTGTTGTG includes:
- a CDS encoding HD domain-containing protein; this translates as MAVTLATTPDLKAVREYSANDQVQGFYLLTKIETRNKKNGEPFLVVELADASGKIEAKQWDNFSDALGSLRAGDAVYVDGRVDFYMKTPSLTLSQIRKASEQEVPDKRSFLPHSALSPNRASELLNEQIDSVKDESLNRLLHLVFDDHELRSKFLETPGGKNWHHSTVGGLVEHTLSMVKLAGQMAEHYPQLHRDLLITGTLLHDIGKVVELTFEPALDYTSDGRLLGHITVGTLLVEEKIRAIENFPAEMRKQLLHLILSHQGDGDKGSPVKPMTLEALVLHYLDELDSRVNAFEQVRAKTPDMQEFSDYQRLMERFFYFRSADESERGEQ
- a CDS encoding outer membrane protein transport protein, with product MTRYILLAQLLVASLVFAQDEIPERLLLTGGQQLGSGARALGLGGTYTGIADDFSAIWWNPAGLAQVKRIEVQGTLLRTGFSNESSYFGLNREGSTDAMRLNNIGVVFPVPVYQGALSFAFGYSQVTDFERRTQVESGQAGQDWDNFDEVESGKLGQWSFATAVDISPNLSVGAGINYWTGSSDYSLLGQYNSTVQTEQSIFTDLGGWNFNLGGLYRPGRMVRIGVATSTPFSMSLNEEWVIDGDDGYFDYKMSYPWIWRMGASVAPGRWMLAGDIEYRDWKSLEFRGDTPYEGVTRAEGNRQIRERYESTTRISLGGEYLFPAYGLRGRLGYSIEPSNFKDAGEDADKGVLSLGFGVLIDRSVMLDATWRTASYTEEVTTGLKEDIRSSQTLLTLSYRM
- the argF gene encoding ornithine carbamoyltransferase produces the protein MRNHRDFLAVTDFSRDEVIETLALARELKERRNRHEEVRPLEGQVWGLIFHKASLRTRISFEVGIAELGGHALYITEKEIELGKRETISDAAQVLSRYLGGIMIRTFSHRDVEELAKHADIPVINGLTDYSHPCQIMADIQTVYEKLGRFDDFRITYVGDGNNITNSWIELAQRLNFELVIGTAEDTLPDMKLVDAANKLGNSRVIVEHDPVRAVKGSHVLYTDVWASMGQKDQADDKARKLRAFQLNEQLVSHADRNCIVLHCLPAERGKEITDGVMDGPHSVVFDQAENRLHAQKAIMTILMEKK
- a CDS encoding T9SS type A sorting domain-containing protein gives rise to the protein MRSIFCILSVLVLSSGVYAQGLDSCYHTLDELYEFIFDLQSDFPQFVQVDSIGHSRGEMLGHQFPLYSVKISDNVATFEDEPVNLIIAHIHAEEVAGMEATLRFMQKLVTNQEPYRTIRNQTQVYVVPTMNPDGLEVISLGLDNYWRKNGYVPPELHLDSCIVVQGMGEDSCGVDLNRNWDINWIYGDTLFVRENVEPFDYFRGPGPFSEPESRAVRDLALRIKPTVSIVWHSSRSGNVSERCIVAWQWGLDGNAKFAPDCTAIGIVNRGYIGKTIKHPGTQPYLEVIGATRNGALHDWFYRNLGTIQILTETSPRIDIQPTCDSLAPAPNLPGLAQTLIPPMEWLARRLINFPNGNDMQNQGSPVKIHTRNSLTGAPISAEYRILNSWSAILNPWYTNEEHGSATILPPPGTIQVMARKEGFRNDTNTVTVNPGGTTVTTTLELEPLPWYGLNFNVVNESSQAVSADVLVDNGYPQRYRYDVGMIELSKPEGVVHFRVEPLNQNLIARTFHFYHNNDTTVTFTVPTGTVLFSEDFEQGIGNWTAAGGAWRQTVDTTSLNYGICVHTNGPGYRENYGNNLNATFTYNNSLNLTSGNAFHLRFDYRGRLDMPGDSFFVDASVNGTDWQEVRGFSDLEKPWNRVWCDLSPWAGNTNVYVRFRLKTDNVLGDLGIHFDNIQVMGGVDLSSPRNPSPFPTEYALSKVYPNPFNPTTTIAYDAPASGPVEFSIHNVLGQMVWSSTEMPPSPGRYELRWNGVTNGGTQLTSGIYFVRMSAKGHFVGTQKLMFLK